The sequence TACGGAATCGATCACGTCCTGCGGGGCGCGCAGTCCCAGGATGCGCAGCGCCTCCTCGTACCCGGAGCGCACGGCCACCGCTGTCGGGGAGTCGGCGCGGGCCATCAGCAGCGGTGCCCCGTGGCCCAGGTCCACCAGGTGGCGCACGGCCAGCAGCACCCCGTGGCCATGGTCCGAGCAGACCCGGTCCAGGGCGTCGAGCGGGGAGCCGGCCGCGGGCTGCCGTTCCAGGAGCACGGTGGGCACGGGCAGCGAGGTGATCCAGTCGCCGAACGCCGCCGGGTCGCCGGGCCGCCGCCACCCGGGCGCGACGAGCATTCCCTCGGCGCCCGCCGCGAGGAGGCCCTCGGTGCGGGCGTGGTCCTCCTCGGGCCGGTAGTCGGAGATGCGCAGGATCAGCCGGGCCCCGGCCCGCGCGGCGGCCTCGTGCGCCCCGCGGATCACCTCGGCGAAGTAGTACGTCGCGGAGGGTGCGAGCATGCCGAGGACCAGGCCGCTGCCCGCGCCCGCGCCGCCGGGGCCGGTGGCGCCCGGACCGGTGGCGGCGCCGGGCGGGGGCACGGCGTCCTGCGGCCAGGACACGGAACCGTGCACCCGGTCGAGCAGGCCCCGTACCGCCAGGTCCTCGACGTCCCGGCGGATCGTGACGGGGGAGACCCCCAGCTGGGAGGCGAGGTCCGAGACCCGGGCCGAGCCCCGTTCGCGTACCAGCTCCAGCAGTCGGTCATGGCGTTCAGCAGCACTTTCGCGCACGGCAGCAGTCCCCTCGCAATGTGTGACCCGGTCTCCGGTCCGGCCACTCCCGGAGCCCTGTCCCGACCCTAGTCCAGCGTGATCGAACGATGGCAGTTTCGATCATTCAAACGCAATCCATTGACGTTCGATCAATCGGCGTCCAGGATTCCGGCGATGCCGACCGATCGAGCGATCCGAGCCATGCGACCGATCCCGGCCGGCCGACCGATCCGATCGGCTGATCCGACCGACCGATCCGAACCGACCCTGACTGTTCGTACGGAGGAATTGTGAGACACCGCGTCACCGCAGCCGCGCTCGCTGCCCTGACCGCCGCCGCCGGGCTGACCGCCGCGGGAACGGGCACCGCGCAGGCCGCGCCCACCGGCCGTACCCACCACGTCGACTGCTCCGCCACCCCCGGTACGACAGCGGCCGACGGCAGCAGGGCACGGCCCTGGACCGGTCTCGACGAGGCGAACGCCCAGACCTACGGCCCCGGCGACCGGCTGCTCTTCCGGCGCGGTGCCACCTGCACCGGCACCCTCGCCCCGCAGGGCGGCGGCTCCGCCCGCGCCCCGTTCACCATCGCCGACTACGGCCACGGGTCCGCCCGCGCCAAGCTCGACGGCGCGGGCGCCCACGATGTCGTCCTGCTCTCCAACACGCAGTACGTCCATCTCAAGGCCCTGGAGATCACCAACGCCGACAACCCCGGCAGCGAGCGCAACGGCGTACGCCTGCGTCTCACCGACTACGGCACCGCCCGCGGCTTCAGCGTCTCGGGTCTCTACATCCATGACGTGCGCGGCGGCGACTTCAAGACGCTCACCGGCTCCAGCGCCATCCACATCGCCGTCGAGGGCAAGGCGAAGGCCAGCCGGTACGACGGTCTCGACATCGGCTACAACCGGATCGAGAACGTCGACCGCGAGGGCATCTACTTCAAGTCCACCTTCTCCAAGCGCGATCTGGTCGGCGAGCAGCAGGACCCGAACGTCTACCCGGGGGAGTGGACGCCCAGCACCGGCGTCCGTATCCACCACAACACGCTGAAGTCCCTGGCGGGCGACGGCATGAAGCTGGACACCACCAGCGGCGCCCGCGTCGACCACAACAGGATCGACGGCTTCCAGCTCCGCTCGCCCTCCGCCAACGCGGGCATCTGGACCTTCAACACCGACGACACGACCGTCGAGTACAACGACGTCTCGGGCGGCGGAAACACCCACGACGGCATGTCCTTCGACGCCGACGGCGCCTCGCGGAACACCGTCTTCCAGTACAACTACAGCCACGACAACAAGGGCGGCTTCCTGCTGGTCTGCCCCTACAGCGGAGCCAAAACCATTGGCACGGTCGCCCGCTACAACGTCAGCCGCAACGACGGCGCGCGCCTCATCCAGAACTGCTGGGGCCCGATCCTCGACACCCGGATCTACAACAACACCTTCGTCAACAGCGCGGAGACAGTGCCCGGTCACCTCGTCCAGGACGACGCCGGAAGCCCCGCCACCACGCAGCACGAACTGTCCATCCGCAACAACGTCTTCGTGAGCGAAGGCACCGGCGGCTACGCCTTCAAGAACCCGACCGCCGGCCTCTCCTTCGACCACAACGCGTTCTACGGCATCGACATGACCCGCCCCAACCCCGGTGGCATCACCGCCGACCCGAAGCTGCGCCCCGACTTCCGGCTGGGCAAGGGCTCGCCCGCCCTCGCCGCCGGAACCGTGATCGAGAACAACGGCGGCAAGGACTACTTCGGCAACAGGCTGAAGCCCGGCGCCCCCAACATCGGTGCCTACGCGGGCCGCGGCGTCAGATAACGGGCCCCGCGCCCCAGCCCGTACCACGGGCACCACACGTAACAGGGGTAACACCCGGAGAGCCCCTGGCGCCGGTAACCGCCCACTCACTGGGGTCCGTACTTGCGGCCTGTCCTGGAGGAGACCCCTCCGAGCAGGCCGCGAGGCGTGACCTTGACCAGCCCCATCAGCGCCTTGTAGCGCGGGTCCGGGATCGACACCGACCTGCCGCGCGCCAGATCCGCGAGTGCCGACGCCACCACCTTGTCGGCGTCCAGCCACATCCAGCCCGGGATGTTGCCCGTCCCCATCCCGGCCCGCTCATGGAACTCCGTCCGCACGAAACCGGGACACAGCGCCATCAGCCGTACGCCGGACTCGGCCAGGTCCTTCGAGGCTCCCTGGGTGAACTGCACGACCCACGCCTTCGACGCCCCGTACGTCCCGCGCGGCAGGAACGCCGCGACGGAGGCCACGTTGATCACCCCGCCCCGGCCCCGCTCCCGCATCCCGGCCGCGGCGGCCGACGTCAGCCGCAGCACGGCCTCGCAGTGCACCTTCAGCATCGTCAGCTCATCGGACATGGGCGTGTCCAGATAGCGCCCCTTGCTGCCGAACCCCGCGTTGTTGACCAGCAGATCGACCGGGTGCCGGTGATCCTCCAGCCGCGCCTCGACGGCCGCGATCCCGGTGTCCTCGGACAGATCGGCACTCAGCACCTCGGCCTCGATGCCGTGCCGGTCGTGCAGTTCGGTGGCCTGGACCCGCAGCCGCTCGGTGTCGCGGGCCACCAGCACCAGGTTGTGCCCGTCGCCCGCGAGCCGCCGCGCGAAGGCGGCCCCGATCCCCGCCGTCGCGCCCGTAATCAGTGCAGTCGTCATACGCGGCACGTTAGTGCCCTTCACGCACCCCCGGATCACCCGCCCGGCGGCCCCTGCCGCCGCCCGGCACAACCTCCGCCGCCCGGCACGGCCTAGTCGGCCGTGGCCCGCCCGGTGTTCCCGTCGGCCCCGGCCTGCGCGGCGTACTCCCGCGCCCTGCGCAGCGCCTCGGGGTGCAGCGCGTCACCGGCGGCCAACAGGCCCGGCAGCAGATCCCGTTCGGTCGTCACCGCCCTGAACTGCAGAGCCACCGTGACCTCGTGGTCCGGGCGGTGCACGATCTCGACCGGATCACCCGCCCGGATGGTGCCCGGTTCGATCACCCGCAGGTACGCGCCCGGGGCGGCCGCCTCGGTGAACCGCTTGACCCACCCCTTCTCACCGAGGTGACCCGCGAACGTCCGGCACGGGATGCGGCCCGAGGTCACCTCCAGGAGCAGGCCGGAGCCGATCCGCCAGCGCTCCCCGATCCTCGCGCCGCTCACGTCGACGCCCAGGGTCGTCAGGTTCTCGCCGAACGCCCCGTTGGCCAGCGTCCGGCCGCCCAGTGCCCGCTCCCAGGCATCCAGTTCCTCGCGGGCGAAGGCGTACACCGCCTGGTCGCTGCCGCCGTGGTGCCGCAGATCGCACACCGCGTCCCCGGCGACCCCGCTGCCGCCGATGTGCTTGGGGCCGGGATCGGTGACCTGTACCGGCCCCTCGACAGGCCGTTTGTCGATCCCGGTGACGCCTTCGGAGTGCGCGGAGGCGCGGGGGCGGCCCACATTTACGGTCAGCAGCTTCATGCCGTACACGCTAAGGGCTGTCCCGTCATCCCTGGTGGGACAGCCCGTGGCCAATCAGCCCCCAAAGTAACCAGCCATTAATTCGCCGACGCTACAAGAATCGCTTATGGTGGGGGAGTGATCGAAGCCCGTCATCTCCGTGTCCTGCGCGCCGTGGCCACCACCGGCTCGTTCTCCGCCGCCGCCCGCGAGCTGGGCTGCACACAGCCCGCCGTCAGCCAGCAGATGAAGGCCCTGGAGTCCTCCGCCGGCACCACGCTGCTGATCCGTACGGGCCGCGAGATGCGCCTCACCCAGGCGGGTGAGGCACTGGTGCGGCACGCCTCCGGAATCCTGGCCGGGCTGACCGCGGCCGAGGAGGAGGTCGCCGCGATCGCCGGGCTGCGGGCGGGCCGGGTGCGGCTCGTCTCGTTCCCCAGCGGCAGTTCCACCCTGGTCCCCGGCGCCCTCGCCGCGATGCGCGCCGAGCACCCCGGCACCCGGGTCTCCCTGGTGGAGGCCGAACCGCCCCGTTCGGTGGAGATGCTGCGCGACGGCGACTGCGACATCGCCCTCGCGTTCCGGTACGGGACCTCCGGCGGCGAGTGGGACGACCTGGTCGTGCGCCCCCTGCTCACCGACCGGCTGATCGGCCTGGTTCCGGACGGGCACCGGCTGGCCGGCGCGGAGACCGTGGGCATCGGCGAACTGGCCGAGGAGCCGTGGATCGCCGGCTGTCCGCGCTGCCGCCGTCAGCTGGTGGAGGTCTGCGAGGAGTCCGGCTTCACCCCGCGGATCGACTTCGCCACCGACGACTACCCGGCGGTGATGGGCCTGGTGGGCGCGGGTCTGGGCGTGGCGGTCCTGCCGGAGCTGGCGATCGAGTCGGTACGCCCCAAGGGGGCCCGCACCATCACGGTGGAACCGGCCATCGAGCGCGAGATCGTGGCGCTGACCCTGCCGGACCTGGCCCGGGTGCCGGCGGTGGCGGCCACCCTGGACCAGCTGTCCCTGGCGGCCGCGCGCTGAACCGCCGTACGCGGAGCGGCGCGCGCCGAACCGCCGCGCGCCGAGCGACCGCTCCGGGCGGGCGGCGTACGGAGAAACGTTTCTGCTTCAGTGGGGCGGGCTCGGGTGTCAGGCGTGTCCCGGTCCGGAGGCGACGCCCGACGGGGTCGCCGCGATCAGCCGGTTGCGTGCCCGGCCCATCAGCTCTTCGCGCTCGTCCTCGGTCAGGCCGCCCCACACTCCGTAGGGCTCCCGTACCGCCAGCGCGTGCGCCGCGCACTCGGCCCGTACCGGGCAGCGCATGCACACCTCTTTCGCCGAGGTCTCGCGAGCGCTCCGGGCCGCCCCGCGCTCACCTTCCGGGTGGAAGAACAGTGAGCTGTCGACCCCCCGGCACGCGGCCAGCAGCTGCCAGTCCCACAGGTCTGCGTTGGGTCCGGGAAGGCGGGAGAAATCTGCCATTGCTTGTCCCCTCGAAACCGTGCTGTGTCGGAAACGGCATCCTCGACCGTCCGGATCTTCGGTGGCCGGAGTTCCGACCGTACATCTACGGTCTTAGTAGATGTAAATATGACTGATTGCGAATCTAGCCACAGACACCAGCAAAAGGGAAGAAAACCCGCCAAATAGGGCATGCCTTCAGGTGAAGATGAGGTTGACGGCTGGATCAACCGCGCCGCTCTCCTCCGTGTCCGGCCCTTCACGTAGAGTGCCGAACCCGACGGTCCGACCCGTAACTCTTTCGAGTGACCATCGTTGAGAGTGCGGAGGCGGTTGACGGAGATCGAGCTCGGGCACATGTCCGAGGGGGTCAACCGCACAGGTGACGACTTGTATCAGCCTGGAGGCTCAAGGTGACGCGCATCAGCTGCGGAGGACGGTCATGACATCCGTCCTCGTCTGCGACGACTCCCCGCTTGCCCGAGAAGCGCTCCGTCGCGCGGTGGCCACTGTGCCCGGCGTCGAGCGCGTGACGACGGCGGCCAACGGCGAGGAAGTCCTCCGCCGCTGGGGAGCCGATCGTTCGGATCTGATTCTGATGGACGTACGCATGCCCGGTCTGGGGGGTGTGGAGACGGTCCGGCGGCTGCTCTCCGCGGATCCCGGGGCCCGGATCATCATGCTGACCGTCGCCGAGGACCTGGACGGGGTCGCGCTCGCGGTCGCCGCCGGTGCCCGCGGCTATCTGCACAAGGACGCCTCGCGCGCGGAGCTGCGGGCCACCGTGACCCAGGCGCTGGCCGATCCGACGTGGCGGCTCGCCCCGCGCCGGCTGCGGTCCGCCGAGATGGGTGCGGCCCCGACGCTCACCGCGCGGGAGATCCAGGTGCTCGAAGGCATGAGTCACGGCCGTTCCAACGCGGAGATCGGGCGCGAGCTCTTCCTCTCCGAGGACACGGTGAAGACGCACGCCAGGCGGCTGTTCAAGAAGCTCGGCGCCTCGGACCGTGCCCATGCCGTGGCGCTCGGCTTCCGTTGGGGTCTGGTCCGCTGAGGGCGGGCCGTCCCCGGTGGCCGAGGCCGTCCCCGTCCGCACACCGGCGGACGGGGTGACGGGACCGGCGAGGGCCATGAAGCCCGTCGCCGGACCCTCCGTACCAGCGCTGTGTGACGCTTCCCGGCCGATGACGCATCCTTGAGTCGTGGAGTTCCTCAGGAACGATTCGGACGAGCGGAAGGGGAGGGCGCAGGACATGACATCCGGCGCACCCGCTCATAACGCTTCGGTGCACAACTCAGGACGCGGTGGAGCGGACCAGGCGGCACCAAGGCACCATGGTCCGATGCGCGACGACGAGACAACGGTGATCGGTGCTCTGGTGCACCGTGCCGTCGACGGCGACGCGCAGGCCACCCACGATCTGCTGGCCCATGTCCACCCCCTCGCCCTGCGCTATTGCAGGTCCCGGCTGAACCGGCTGCCCGGTGATGCTCGCCACTTCGTGGAGGACCTCGCGCAGGAGGTCTGCGTCGCGGTGCTGATGGCGCTGCCGCGCTACAAGGACACCGGCAGACCCTTCGAGGCCTTCGTCTTCGCCATCGCGGGCCACAAGGTCGCCGACCTCCAGCGTGCCGCCATGCGGCACCCGGGATCGACGGCCGTCCCCTCCGACGAGATGCCGGAGCGGCCCGACGATTCGCTCGGCCCCGAGGAGCGTGCGCTGCTCAGCAGCGATGCCGCCTGGGCGAAGAAGCTCCTCGCCAACCTCCCGGAGAATCAGCGCGAACTGCTGGTCCTGCGGGTCGCGGTCGGGCTGACCGCCGAGGAGACCGGACAGATGCTCGGGATGTCGCCGGGCGCGGTCCGGGTCGCCCAGCACCGCGCGCTGAGCAGACTGCGGGCTCTCGCCGAGCAGTAGGGCCGCAGGACCGCGACCGGACCGCGACCGGGATCGAGATCAGGATCGGGATCGGGAGACGTGTCACGGGGCCGGAAAAGCGTGTCGGCGAGGCCGGAGAATGTGTCGTAGGAACTGACAAAAGTTCTAACTGATCTTGATCGTGGAATGAGACACCCGTGGAGCCCGTTAGCATGGACATCCGCACCGATCAAGGCCATTTGGGGAAGGTGTCATGACTGCAAACGTCGACGGAGTGCCCGAGAAATTCGCGACGCTCGGGCTGACATACGACGACGTGCTGCTGCTGCCCGGCGCGTCCGACATGGCGCCCGATCAGATCGATACCTCCTCGTACATCTCGAAGAACGTGCGGGTGAACATCCCGCTGCTCTCCGCGGCGATGGACAAGGTCACCGAAGCACGCATGGCGATCGCCATGGCCCGGCAGGGTGGCGCGGGCGTACTGCACCGCAACCTCTCCATCGCCGACCAGGCCAACCAGGTCGACCTGGTCAAGCGCTCCGAGTCCGGCATGGTCACCGACCCGATCACGGTGCACCCCGATGCCACGCTCAGCGAGGCCAACGACCTGTGCGCCAAGTTCCGCATCAGCGGTGTCCCGGTCACCGACCCGGCGGGCAAGCTCCTCGGCATCGTCACCAACCGTGACATGGCCTTCGAGCCCGACCGTACGCGCCAGGTGCGCGAGGTCATGACGCCGATGCCGCTGGTCACGGGCAAGGTCGGCATCTCCGGCGTGGACGCCATGGAGCTGCTGCGCCGCCACAAGATCGAGAAGCTGCCGCTGGTCGACGAGTCGGGTGTCCTCAAGGGCCTCATCACCGTCAAGGACTTCGTCAAGGCCGAGAAGTACCCGAACGCGGCCAAGGACAAGGAAGGCCGGCTGCTCGTCGGCGCGGCCGTCGGTGTCGCGGGCGACGCCTACGAGCGCGCCCAGGCGCTCATCGAGGCGGGCGTCGACTTCATCGTCGTCGACACCGCCCACGGTCACTCCCGGCTGGTCGGCGACATGGTCGCCAAGATCAAGTCGAACGGGACGGTCGATGTCATCGGCGGCAACATCGCCACCCGTGACGGGGCCCAGGCGCTGATCGACGCCGGTGTGGACGGCATCAAGGTCGGCGTCGGCCCCGGCTCCATCTGCACCACCCGCGTGGTCGCCGGTATCGGCGTCCCGCAGGTCACCGCGATCTACGAGGCGTCCCTCGCCGCCAAGGCGGCCGGTGTCCCGGTCATCGGCGACGGCGGCCTCCAGTATTCCGGTGACATCGCCAAGGCCCTGGTGGCCGGAGCGGACACCGTGATGCTCGGCTCGCTGCTCGCGGGCTGCGAGGAGTCCCCGGGCGAGCTGCTGTTCATCAACGGCAAGCAGTTCAAGTCGTACCGCGGCATGGGGTCGCTGGCCGCGATGCAGACCCGTGGCGACCGCAAGTCCTTCTCCAAGGACCGGTACTTCCAGGAGGGTGTCGCCTCCGACGAGAAGCTGGTCCCCGAAGGCATCGAGGGCCAGGTGCCCTACCGGGGTCCGCTCTCCGCGGTCGTCCACCAGCTCACCGGCGGTCTGCGCCAGTCGATGTTCTACGTCGGCGGCCGCACCGTCCCGGAGCTCCAGGCCAACGGCCGGTTCGTACGGATCACCTCGGCGGGTCTCAAGGAGAGCCACCCGCACGACATCCAGATGACGGTCGAAGCGCCGAACTACAGCAGGAAGTAACGCATCACCGCAGGTGAGGGGCGGACCGGTGTTCCCGGGACCGCCCCTCACGTGTGTGTCGGGGATACTGGTCAGCGCAGACGTAGAGGGAAAGGCCACATCATCGTGACTGAGATCGAGATCGGGCGCGGCAAGCGCGGCCGCCGGGCGTACGCATTCGACGACATCGCCGTCGTACCGAGCCGCCGCACGCGCGACCCGAAGGAGGTCTCGATCGCCTGGCAGATCGACGCCTACCGCTTCGAGCTGCCGTTCCTGGCCGCTCCCATGGACTCCGTGGTCTCCCCGCAGCACGCCATCCGGATCGGCGAGCTCGGCGGCCTGGGCGTTCTCAACCTGGAAGGGCTGTGGACCCGGCACGCCGACCCGCAGCCGCTGCTCGACGAGATCGCCGAGATGCCCGTCGAGTCCGCGACCCGCAGGCTCCAGGAGATCTACGCCGCCCCCATCCAGGAGGAGCTGATCGGGCAGCGCATCAAGGAGGTGCGCGACTCCGGGGTCGTCACCGCCGCCGCGCTCTCGCCGCAGCGCACCGCGCAGTTCTCCAAGGCCGTCGTCGACGCGGGTGTGGACATCTTCGTCATCCGCGGTACGACGGTCTCCGCCGAGCATGTCTCGGGTGCGGCCGAGCCGCTCAACCTGAAGCAGTTCATCTACGAGCTGGACGTCCCGGTGATCGTCGGCGGCTGCGCCACGTACACCGCGGCCCTGCACCTGATGCGCACCGGCGCGGCCGGTGTCCTCGTCGGCTTCGGTGGCGGCGCCGCGCACACCACGCGCAACGTCTTCGGCATCCAGGTCCCGATGGCGACCGCGGTCGCCGATGTGGCCGGGGCCCGCCGTGACTACATGGACGAGTCCGGTGGCCGCTACGTGCACGTCATCGCGGACGGCGGCGTCGGCTGGTCCGGCGACCTGCCGAAGGCCATCGCCTGCGGTGCGGACGCCGTGATGATGGGCTCCCCGCTGGCCCGTGCGACGGACGCCCCGGGGCGTGGCCGGCACTGGGGCATGGAGGCGGTCCACGAGGACGTGCCGCGCGGCAAGCTGGTGGACCTGGGCTCGGTCGGGACGACGGAGGAGGTCCTCACCGGGCCTTCGCACACCCCCGACGGCTCGATGAACATCTTCGGCGCGCTGCGCCGTGCGATGGCCACCACGGGCTACAGCGACCTCAAGGAGTTCCAGCGCGTCGAGGTGACGGTGGCGGACTCGCAGCACCGCCGCTGACGCCGGACGCCCTCGGGCGTACGCGAGGAAGGGCCCGGACCACTCGTCGTGGTCCGGGCCCTTCCGTGTGCCGAATGCCGTCGTCCGGGGCGCGGTGCGGCGCCGCCGGTCCGTCCGGGTGGGCGGCGGGTGTCAGCCGGCCTTCTTGGCGCCACCGATCGCGGCGATCGGGCCGAGCGCGAGGAAGAGGTAGGTCATGAAGTCGGACTCTTCCTTCCAGAGCTTCGTCACCACGTCGAAGTGGTCGAAGAAGACCTCGGAGAACGACATGCCCGCCACGTCCGCCATGATCATCGACATGCCGACGAGCTGGCCGAGGTAGACGCCGCCGAGGGAGAAGAGGGCCGCCGCGCCGATGACGGCCGGGTTGCTCCCGCCGACCTTGCTCGCCGCGAAGCCGACGAGGAAGCCGACGCCGACCGCGGCGTAGCCGACCTCGCGCTCGATGGAGCCCGCGATCACGCCGTACAGGATGCCCGCGAGGATCGCGGCGCCCAGCGCGGCGAGCACACCGAGCCCGATGTTGTTGCGCGCCGGGGGTGCCGGGGCGAAGGGGGCGCCGCCGCCGAACTGGCCGGGCTGCTGGGCCGCGAAGGGGTTGCCGGTGGGGGCGGCCGGCTGCTGGCCGTACGGGTTGCCGGCCGGGGCACCGGGCTGCGGCTGGCTCGCGTACGGGTTCCCGTCGGCGGGCTGGCCGCCGTAAGGCTGCTGGGGCTGGTTGGGCGGTGGCACGGGCTGGCTCACGGTGGTTCTCCCCCTGGGGACGTATCCGCACGACTGTGCGAGATGTGACGCCGCAGGCTAGCAGCAGGTTCCGACAACGCCCACCGAAATCGTTGGGGCGGCTGGCCTGGAAGGGGTTCGGTGTCCGTCGGGGGACCGCTTCAGAGCCGGTGCGCGGCTCCGGCCGGAGTGGCGCCCCGGGTGTCCAGGAGGAGTTGGGCCTTCACCGCGAGGCCCTGGAGGTCGTACGTCCGGTGCTGCTGGAGCAGCAGGGTCAGGTCGGCGCTGGCGGCGGCCTCGTACAGCGAGTCGGCGCGCGGGACGGGGAGTTCGCGTACCCGCCAGTCCAGGACATGCGGGTCGTGGTAGCCGATCTGCGCGCCCATGTCCATCAGCCGTGTCGCGATCTCACGGGCGGGGGATGCCTCCTGATCGGCGCTGTCCGGCTTGTAGGTGACGCCGAGGAGCAGGACCCGGGCGCCGCGTACGGACTTCCCGTGCTCGTTCAGCAGGGTCGCGCAGCGCTGGATCACATAGCTCGGCATCCGGTCGTTGATCTCCTGGGCCAGCGAGACCATGCGCAACGGGTGGCCGGGGGTGCGCGTGCTGTACGGGAGGTAGCCGGGGTCGACCGGGGAGCCGTGGCCGCCGACGCCGGGGCCGGGGCGGAAGGGCTGGAAGCCGAAGGGCTTGGTCTCGGCGCACCGGATGACGTCCCACAGATCGACGCCGAGGTCGTGGCAGAGCACCGCCATCTCGTTGACGAGGGCGATGTTGACGTGCCGGAAGTTGGTCTCCAGGACCTTCGTCATCTCGGCCTCGCGCGGGCCGCGGGCCCGGACGACCTTGTCGGTGAGCCGGCCGTAGAAGGCGGCGGCCGACTCGGTGCACGCGGGGGTGAGGCCGCCGATGACCTTGGGGGTGTTGGCGTAGACGTGGGTGCGGTTGCCGGGGTCGAGCCGGCTGGGCGAGCAGGCGAGGTGGAAGTCGCGTCCGGCGCGCAGGCCCGAGCCCTCTTCGAGGAGCGGGAGCAGGAAGTTCTCGGTGGTGCCCGGGGGGACGGCCGATTCCAGCAGGACGGTGGTGTGCGGGCGCAGCCGGGCGGCCAGTGCGCGGGCCGCGTCACCGAGGGCGGTGAGGTCGAGGGTGCGGTCGGCGCCGAGCGGGGTCGGGGAGCAGATCACGGCGGTACGGACCCGGCCCAGTTCGGCCGCGCTGGTGGTGGGACGGAAGCCCCCGGAAAGCATCCGGCGGATGTCGGAGGCGGTGAGGGAGCCCTCGACGGGGGTGCGGCCCGCGGCGAGTTCCGTGCAGGGGCGTGGGTCGGTGTCGTAACCGACGGTGTCGATGCCGGCGGCGACGGCGGCCTGGGCGAGGGGCAGGCCGAGGTGACCGAGTCCGATGACGGCGAGGTCTGCGGGCATGTCGAGGCCGTCCTTCCCTAAGACCAAGAAGACAGAAAGCGCAACTGCTGGGGACAGTGCAATGTCAGACTAGGCGTAAATATGACCTATATGTCGCATTGTGTGGCCCCAGTCGCCGGGGTGTTGTCCACAGGCGGTGGCTGAAGTCGCCGACCGCGGACAGAATCGAGAGGTGGGCGCGGACGCCCCGGCCTCCCCGGCCGGGCGGCACCTCCGCGCCGGACCACCCCGATCTACCGGGAGGCAGCAGTGAGGACAGCGACACTGGGACCCGCGGAGCGTGCCACGGCGCTCGCCGCGATGGCCGAGCGCGAACTGGACGTGCTGGTCGTGGGGGCGGGCGTGGTCGGCGCCGGGACGGCGCTGGACGCCGTGACCAGAGGGCTCTCGACGGGGCTGGTCGAGGCCCGTGACTGGGCATCCGGCACATCGAGCCGGTCGAGCAAACTGATCCACGGCGGTCTGCGCTATCTGGAGATGCTCGACTTCGCGCTCGTACGCGAGGCACTGAAGGAGCGCGGACTGCTTCTGGAGCGGCTCGCCCCGCACCTGGTGAAGCCGGTGCCCTTCCTCTACCCGTTGCAGCACAAGGGCTGGGAGCGGCTCTACGCGGGCTCCGGCGTCGCGCTGTACGACGCGATGTCGATCTCGTCGGGCCATGGCCGGGGGCTGCCGGTGCACCGCCACCTCTCCCGCCGGCACGCCCTGCGGGTCGCGCCCGCGCTGAAGCGGGACGCCCTGGTCGGAGCCCTGCAGTACTACGACGCGCAGATGGACGACGCCCGCTATGTGGCGGCCCTGGTGCGCACCGCCGCCGGATACGGCGCCCATGTGGCGAACCGGGCCCGGGTGATCGGCTTCCTGCGGGAGGGCGAGCGGGTCGTCGGGGCACGGGTGCAGGACGTCGAAGGGGGCGGGGAGTACGAGGTCCGGGCCAAACAGGTGGTCAACGCGACCGGGGTGTGGACGGACGACACCCAGGCGCTGATCGGTGAGCGCGGGCAGTTCCACGTCCGGGCGTCGAAGGGCATCCACCTGGTCGTCCCCAAGGACCGCATCCACTCCTCGACCGGGCTGATCCTGCGTACCGAGAAGTCCGTGCTGTTCGTGATCCCGTGGGGCCGCCACTGGATCATCGGGACGACGGA is a genomic window of Streptomyces sp. NBC_01237 containing:
- a CDS encoding WhiB family transcriptional regulator gives rise to the protein MADFSRLPGPNADLWDWQLLAACRGVDSSLFFHPEGERGAARSARETSAKEVCMRCPVRAECAAHALAVREPYGVWGGLTEDEREELMGRARNRLIAATPSGVASGPGHA
- a CDS encoding MOSC domain-containing protein, encoding MKLLTVNVGRPRASAHSEGVTGIDKRPVEGPVQVTDPGPKHIGGSGVAGDAVCDLRHHGGSDQAVYAFAREELDAWERALGGRTLANGAFGENLTTLGVDVSGARIGERWRIGSGLLLEVTSGRIPCRTFAGHLGEKGWVKRFTEAAAPGAYLRVIEPGTIRAGDPVEIVHRPDHEVTVALQFRAVTTERDLLPGLLAAGDALHPEALRRAREYAAQAGADGNTGRATAD
- a CDS encoding LysR family transcriptional regulator — translated: MIEARHLRVLRAVATTGSFSAAARELGCTQPAVSQQMKALESSAGTTLLIRTGREMRLTQAGEALVRHASGILAGLTAAEEEVAAIAGLRAGRVRLVSFPSGSSTLVPGALAAMRAEHPGTRVSLVEAEPPRSVEMLRDGDCDIALAFRYGTSGGEWDDLVVRPLLTDRLIGLVPDGHRLAGAETVGIGELAEEPWIAGCPRCRRQLVEVCEESGFTPRIDFATDDYPAVMGLVGAGLGVAVLPELAIESVRPKGARTITVEPAIEREIVALTLPDLARVPAVAATLDQLSLAAAR
- a CDS encoding right-handed parallel beta-helix repeat-containing protein, which codes for MRHRVTAAALAALTAAAGLTAAGTGTAQAAPTGRTHHVDCSATPGTTAADGSRARPWTGLDEANAQTYGPGDRLLFRRGATCTGTLAPQGGGSARAPFTIADYGHGSARAKLDGAGAHDVVLLSNTQYVHLKALEITNADNPGSERNGVRLRLTDYGTARGFSVSGLYIHDVRGGDFKTLTGSSAIHIAVEGKAKASRYDGLDIGYNRIENVDREGIYFKSTFSKRDLVGEQQDPNVYPGEWTPSTGVRIHHNTLKSLAGDGMKLDTTSGARVDHNRIDGFQLRSPSANAGIWTFNTDDTTVEYNDVSGGGNTHDGMSFDADGASRNTVFQYNYSHDNKGGFLLVCPYSGAKTIGTVARYNVSRNDGARLIQNCWGPILDTRIYNNTFVNSAETVPGHLVQDDAGSPATTQHELSIRNNVFVSEGTGGYAFKNPTAGLSFDHNAFYGIDMTRPNPGGITADPKLRPDFRLGKGSPALAAGTVIENNGGKDYFGNRLKPGAPNIGAYAGRGVR
- a CDS encoding SDR family NAD(P)-dependent oxidoreductase translates to MTTALITGATAGIGAAFARRLAGDGHNLVLVARDTERLRVQATELHDRHGIEAEVLSADLSEDTGIAAVEARLEDHRHPVDLLVNNAGFGSKGRYLDTPMSDELTMLKVHCEAVLRLTSAAAAGMRERGRGGVINVASVAAFLPRGTYGASKAWVVQFTQGASKDLAESGVRLMALCPGFVRTEFHERAGMGTGNIPGWMWLDADKVVASALADLARGRSVSIPDPRYKALMGLVKVTPRGLLGGVSSRTGRKYGPQ
- a CDS encoding substrate-binding domain-containing protein, with product MRESAAERHDRLLELVRERGSARVSDLASQLGVSPVTIRRDVEDLAVRGLLDRVHGSVSWPQDAVPPPGAATGPGATGPGGAGAGSGLVLGMLAPSATYYFAEVIRGAHEAAARAGARLILRISDYRPEEDHARTEGLLAAGAEGMLVAPGWRRPGDPAAFGDWITSLPVPTVLLERQPAAGSPLDALDRVCSDHGHGVLLAVRHLVDLGHGAPLLMARADSPTAVAVRSGYEEALRILGLRAPQDVIDSVPAELAPEGFEDAVLALRDAVRSGVATAALIHNDVDAIQVVQRLAELGVRVPDDLALIAYDDEVAALADTPLTAVAPPKREVGRHATELLVERLTRARGAGGAAPRRHLTLLPELRVRSSCGHPLR